A window of Pirellula sp. SH-Sr6A contains these coding sequences:
- a CDS encoding DUF1549 domain-containing protein, whose translation MNNPFFRTAPWANSLMLIGVSGAIASAAFAQESTPAPAATPEASVPAAAPAPQPAWKSIAVYPPVIKLSAKSDIQHVIAVATREDGVTQDVTRMAEWKFSADTVADWKDFVLSPKGDGTAELTATWNGQTAKATIESTNSSQVRPISFERDVMPVLTKVGCNTGSCHGAARGKDGFRLSLFGYDPVGDYQRITREIGIRRINLAVPDQSLLLLKATGAVQHSGGKKVEPGSKHYDTILTWLKNGAPADAARSPIVTQVDVYPNQAVIEGEGQMQQLVAVATYADGVQRDVWDLASFTTNNERSAAVDADGNVKSGVRGEAFVMARFDTHTVGSQILALPENIAYKAPDHYGNYIDSLVKAKLQKLRLPESAICTDEEFVRRTTLDITGLLPTEEETVAFVQDTTPDKRSKWIDNLLDRKEFSEIWAMKWSDLLMIKSNNQVSYKAAYLYYNWLTNKIASNTPIDQIVRELITATGGTFQNPATNFYQVELDRLKLSENVAQVFMGIRTQCAQCHNHPFDRWTMDDYYGFTAFFSQIGRKQSEDYRQLLVFNSGGGEVNHPVGGAVVKPKFLGGDVPDVAGKDRREVLAQWLTSEENPFFAKSVANRIWAHYTGVGIVSPVDDFRASNPPSNPELLDELARKLVEYKYDIKKLVRDICNSQTYQRSCTPVEGNELDDRNYSHAAVRRIPAESLLDCISQATNTKDKFRGLPIGARAVQIADGATSSYFLTSFGRSQRTTVCADEATTDPSLSQALHLINGQTTGGKINQGGLLKTWKEQGLTQEQIIEKIYMRCVSRKPTEEERATLVKAIAEAPNADQGIQDIFWAILNSREFIFNH comes from the coding sequence ATGAACAACCCGTTCTTTCGCACAGCTCCTTGGGCGAACTCCCTCATGCTGATCGGTGTTTCCGGAGCCATCGCTAGCGCGGCCTTCGCCCAGGAAAGCACGCCAGCGCCCGCCGCGACACCCGAAGCTTCGGTTCCCGCCGCAGCTCCAGCGCCGCAGCCAGCATGGAAGTCGATCGCGGTTTACCCGCCCGTCATCAAACTCAGCGCCAAAAGCGACATACAACACGTCATCGCGGTTGCGACCCGCGAAGACGGAGTAACCCAAGACGTCACTCGCATGGCCGAGTGGAAATTCTCCGCCGACACCGTCGCGGACTGGAAGGATTTTGTTCTCTCTCCCAAAGGAGATGGAACTGCCGAACTCACCGCGACTTGGAACGGTCAAACGGCCAAGGCCACGATCGAGTCGACTAACTCCTCCCAAGTCCGGCCGATCAGCTTCGAACGAGACGTGATGCCAGTATTGACCAAAGTCGGCTGCAACACGGGCTCCTGCCACGGCGCGGCTCGTGGAAAAGATGGCTTCCGACTCAGTCTGTTCGGGTACGATCCCGTCGGCGATTATCAACGTATCACACGCGAAATCGGTATCCGTCGCATCAATCTTGCGGTACCCGACCAAAGCCTTTTGCTCCTCAAAGCCACCGGGGCTGTTCAGCACTCCGGCGGTAAAAAAGTGGAGCCAGGTAGCAAACATTACGACACCATTTTGACTTGGCTCAAGAACGGGGCCCCGGCCGATGCAGCGCGCTCTCCGATCGTCACCCAAGTGGACGTTTATCCGAATCAGGCGGTGATCGAGGGTGAAGGACAGATGCAACAGTTGGTCGCTGTCGCGACCTACGCGGACGGGGTCCAACGCGACGTTTGGGATTTGGCCAGTTTCACCACCAACAACGAACGCAGCGCGGCAGTCGATGCCGATGGCAACGTGAAGAGCGGCGTGCGAGGTGAGGCGTTTGTAATGGCCCGATTTGATACCCACACCGTGGGATCTCAAATCCTGGCCTTGCCTGAGAACATCGCATACAAAGCCCCGGATCATTACGGCAATTACATCGATTCCCTGGTCAAAGCAAAGCTCCAAAAGCTCCGATTGCCAGAGAGCGCTATTTGCACCGATGAAGAATTCGTTCGTCGAACCACGCTCGATATCACAGGTCTCTTGCCGACCGAAGAAGAGACGGTGGCCTTCGTGCAAGACACGACCCCGGACAAACGAAGCAAGTGGATCGATAACTTGCTCGATCGCAAAGAGTTCAGCGAAATCTGGGCGATGAAGTGGTCCGATCTCCTCATGATCAAGAGCAACAATCAGGTCAGCTACAAAGCGGCTTATCTTTATTACAACTGGTTGACCAATAAGATTGCCTCGAACACACCGATCGATCAGATCGTTCGGGAACTCATTACCGCCACCGGTGGAACCTTCCAGAATCCAGCTACGAACTTCTACCAAGTCGAACTGGATCGATTGAAGCTCTCCGAAAACGTCGCTCAAGTCTTCATGGGAATTCGAACCCAGTGCGCCCAATGCCATAACCATCCATTCGATCGATGGACGATGGATGATTACTACGGATTCACCGCGTTCTTCTCCCAGATCGGTCGCAAACAAAGCGAGGACTATCGACAGCTCCTCGTCTTCAACAGCGGTGGTGGAGAAGTCAACCACCCTGTGGGTGGCGCCGTGGTCAAACCGAAGTTTCTTGGAGGGGACGTCCCCGATGTCGCCGGAAAGGACCGCCGTGAAGTCTTGGCCCAATGGCTGACCAGCGAGGAGAACCCGTTCTTCGCGAAAAGTGTCGCCAACCGTATCTGGGCTCACTACACGGGAGTCGGAATCGTTAGCCCGGTCGACGATTTCCGCGCGAGCAATCCACCGAGCAACCCTGAGCTCCTCGACGAGCTTGCTAGGAAGCTGGTCGAATACAAGTACGACATTAAGAAACTGGTTCGCGATATTTGCAACTCGCAAACCTATCAGCGTTCTTGTACCCCCGTCGAAGGGAACGAACTGGATGACCGAAACTATTCACACGCCGCAGTTCGCCGTATTCCTGCAGAGAGTTTGCTTGATTGCATTTCGCAAGCTACGAATACAAAGGACAAATTCCGAGGATTGCCGATCGGTGCCCGCGCGGTGCAGATCGCGGATGGTGCGACGAGCAGCTACTTCCTCACCTCCTTTGGTCGAAGCCAACGCACGACGGTTTGCGCCGACGAAGCCACGACCGATCCATCCTTGTCACAGGCCCTGCACTTGATCAACGGTCAAACCACCGGTGGAAAGATCAACCAAGGAGGACTGCTGAAGACTTGGAAAGAGCAAGGGCTCACACAAGAGCAAATCATCGAAAAGATTTATATGCGTTGCGTGAGCCGAAAGCCCACCGAAGAGGAACGAGCCACTTTGGTGAAAGCGATTGCGGAAGCGCCTAATGCGGACCAAGGAATCCAGGATATTTTCTGGGCTATCCTCAACAGCCGTGAGTTCATTTTCAATCACTAG
- a CDS encoding PPC domain-containing protein — MKMNLWRNLLVGFGLASAGAFGTAPTRASHPDANVLSLSGIQRGTSAEVTISGARLGDAKALLFYSPGLTATNITKVDANVIKATIAADATVTPDLHPFRVVTDTGISNLRLFNVSAMPSVAETEPNNEFAKPQPIPIGSTIDGVVLSEDVDYFEVELKQGQTLHVEIEGLRHAYLNDFFDPYIAIYDDKRFEIASSDDSVFLQQDCLASIVAPRDGKYIIEVRESSFGGNDRSRYRLHVGGFPRPVAMVPSGGRPGEKLEVTCIDNLGNSWKETFQLPNEPTEAFKVWSQRDGLMAPSPNYLRVVDVPNALESEPNDDHNKVEIVSAVPAAFNGLLETEKDRDFWVFEAKKDQQLEIRVHARSPIRSQVDSVLQVWKVGGGALAGNDDSGGPDSYLQFKVPEDGKYAVCVYDHLGRFGKQFAYRAEVLLQTPTVEATITEQERYVAQTVEVPRGGRMAILVNVARRFVGGETKIEALDLPPGLTHLETKCDADLGNVQMLFRADANAANTGKIVDFIASIQASPEQKITGNLRQRSMLVRGQNNVDVWGQTDHRLPVALIDPAPFDVAVVEPQVPLVRNGSLPLTINIKRNEGFDKPVTVRLLNAPPGIGASTVTIPGDKSSIEMPLTANNGAAIRKWPLIVLATTDNGYGPIVLASEFFHIDVTEPLFEFKFAKTMAEQGKPADVILGAKLKRPVEGKVEIEILGVPPGTTAVAPKQELAPDAERLAFTLQIPPETRAGNYKTIVYRGTVTTDKGVITQVNGNSEIQIDVPIAPPATTAAATTAAAPPPPTDKPLTRLEQLKQQRGR; from the coding sequence ATGCGAAGGCCTTGCTGTTCTACTCGCCAGGCTTGACGGCGACAAACATCACCAAGGTGGATGCGAATGTGATCAAAGCCACGATCGCAGCAGACGCCACCGTGACGCCAGACCTGCACCCCTTTCGTGTCGTGACCGATACGGGAATCAGCAACCTGCGACTGTTCAATGTTTCCGCAATGCCCAGCGTTGCGGAAACAGAACCGAATAACGAATTCGCCAAACCTCAACCTATCCCTATCGGTTCCACGATCGATGGCGTCGTGCTGAGCGAAGACGTCGATTACTTCGAGGTCGAACTCAAACAGGGGCAGACGCTTCATGTGGAAATCGAAGGGCTTCGACATGCCTATCTCAACGACTTCTTCGATCCCTACATCGCCATTTACGATGACAAGAGATTCGAGATTGCCTCGAGCGATGATTCGGTCTTCCTGCAACAGGATTGCTTGGCCTCCATCGTGGCGCCACGCGACGGAAAGTACATCATTGAAGTCCGCGAAAGCAGCTTCGGTGGAAACGATCGATCCCGTTACCGACTGCATGTCGGTGGATTCCCTCGCCCCGTCGCGATGGTCCCCAGTGGAGGTCGCCCAGGTGAAAAGCTTGAAGTCACCTGTATCGATAACCTCGGCAACTCTTGGAAAGAAACATTCCAGTTGCCGAACGAGCCAACCGAGGCTTTCAAGGTTTGGTCGCAGCGCGATGGTTTGATGGCCCCGTCCCCGAACTACCTGCGCGTCGTCGACGTCCCTAACGCCCTCGAGTCCGAGCCGAACGACGACCACAATAAGGTGGAGATCGTCAGTGCGGTTCCTGCGGCATTCAACGGGCTGCTGGAAACCGAAAAAGATCGGGATTTCTGGGTGTTCGAAGCCAAAAAGGACCAACAACTCGAGATTCGTGTTCACGCGCGATCCCCTATTCGATCGCAAGTCGACTCGGTTCTCCAGGTCTGGAAAGTCGGAGGAGGGGCACTCGCCGGAAACGATGATTCGGGCGGCCCCGATAGCTACCTCCAGTTCAAAGTACCCGAGGATGGCAAATATGCGGTTTGCGTCTACGATCATTTGGGACGCTTTGGAAAGCAATTCGCTTATCGCGCCGAAGTCCTTTTGCAAACGCCGACTGTCGAAGCGACGATCACCGAGCAAGAACGCTACGTCGCACAAACGGTCGAGGTACCGCGCGGCGGAAGGATGGCCATCTTGGTCAACGTCGCACGTCGGTTCGTGGGGGGAGAAACGAAGATCGAAGCCCTCGATCTTCCTCCTGGCCTGACCCATTTGGAAACCAAATGCGACGCCGATTTAGGAAACGTTCAAATGCTCTTCCGAGCGGATGCGAATGCCGCAAACACTGGGAAAATTGTCGACTTTATCGCTTCGATCCAAGCCTCACCTGAACAAAAGATCACGGGTAATCTCCGTCAACGATCCATGTTGGTCCGAGGACAGAACAACGTGGATGTTTGGGGGCAAACCGATCATCGATTACCCGTCGCCTTGATCGATCCAGCCCCATTCGATGTGGCGGTAGTCGAGCCTCAGGTTCCATTGGTTCGCAATGGGTCCCTCCCGCTCACCATCAACATCAAGAGAAACGAAGGATTCGATAAGCCGGTGACCGTGAGATTGCTCAACGCTCCACCCGGAATCGGTGCCTCCACCGTTACGATCCCAGGGGACAAATCCTCGATCGAGATGCCTCTCACCGCCAACAACGGTGCAGCGATTCGCAAATGGCCTCTGATCGTTCTCGCGACAACAGACAACGGATACGGTCCGATTGTGCTGGCGAGCGAGTTCTTTCATATCGATGTGACCGAACCGTTGTTCGAGTTCAAATTTGCTAAGACGATGGCGGAACAGGGAAAACCTGCGGACGTGATCTTGGGAGCAAAACTGAAACGACCGGTGGAAGGTAAAGTCGAAATCGAGATCTTGGGTGTCCCGCCAGGTACCACCGCGGTGGCTCCGAAACAAGAGCTTGCACCGGATGCAGAGCGTCTCGCCTTCACGCTGCAGATCCCACCCGAAACGCGAGCCGGAAATTACAAAACGATTGTCTACCGAGGCACGGTCACGACCGACAAGGGAGTGATCACGCAAGTCAACGGCAACTCGGAAATCCAAATCGACGTTCCAATCGCACCTCCCGCTACGACCGCCGCAGCAACCACTGCTGCAGCCCCGCCTCCACCGACCGACAAACCGTTGACTCGGTTGGAGCAGCTAAAGCAGCAACGCGGTCGCTAG